A genomic stretch from Lysobacter ciconiae includes:
- the rpe gene encoding ribulose-phosphate 3-epimerase has product MQPTVIAPSILSADFARLGEEVDNVLKAGADWVHFDVMDNHYVPNLTIGPMVCQALRKHGVTAPIDVHLMVEPVDRLVPDFAEAGASLISFHPEASRHVHRTIQIIKSHGCQAGVVLNPATPLDVLDWVLEDLDMVLLMSVNPGFGGQSFIPATLEKLREARQRIDAIGKPIRLEIDGGVKPDNIAEIAKAGADTFVAGSAIFNAPDYAEVIGRMKAAVEGIRG; this is encoded by the coding sequence ATGCAGCCTACCGTCATCGCCCCGTCCATCCTCTCGGCCGATTTCGCCCGCCTCGGGGAGGAAGTCGACAACGTCCTCAAGGCCGGCGCCGACTGGGTCCATTTCGATGTGATGGACAACCATTACGTGCCCAACCTGACCATCGGGCCGATGGTCTGCCAGGCACTGCGCAAGCACGGCGTCACCGCACCGATCGATGTGCATCTGATGGTCGAGCCGGTGGACCGCCTTGTGCCCGACTTCGCCGAGGCCGGCGCCAGCCTGATCAGCTTCCATCCCGAAGCCAGCCGCCATGTCCACCGCACCATCCAGATCATCAAGTCGCACGGCTGCCAGGCGGGCGTGGTGCTCAATCCGGCGACCCCGCTGGACGTGCTGGACTGGGTGCTGGAGGACCTCGACATGGTGCTGCTGATGTCCGTCAATCCGGGCTTTGGCGGCCAGTCGTTCATCCCCGCGACGCTGGAGAAGCTGCGCGAGGCACGCCAGCGCATCGATGCGATCGGCAAGCCGATCCGCCTGGAAATCGACGGCGGGGTAAAGCCCGACAATATCGCCGAGATCGCCAAAGCCGGCGCCGATACTTTTGTCGCCGGCTCGGCGATATTCAACGCGCCCGATTACGCCGAAGTGATCGGGCGAATGAAGGCGGCGGTCGAAGGGATACGGGGCTGA
- a CDS encoding Mpo1 family 2-hydroxy fatty acid dioxygenase: MDAGTRRIDRWFASYSDDHRNSTNQWIHVVCVPAIAWSVVALLWCIPAPGTWFRPGFWAGLAIVAATVFYYRQSRRLGLGMLGMFLLMALLSGYIFETHGMRALLWSAIAVFVVAWIGQFVGHKIEGRKPSFLTDLTYLLIGPAWVLSKLYRRMGLCY; the protein is encoded by the coding sequence ATGGACGCAGGCACGCGCAGGATCGACCGCTGGTTCGCCAGCTACTCGGACGATCATCGCAACAGCACCAACCAGTGGATCCACGTGGTCTGCGTGCCGGCGATTGCCTGGAGCGTGGTCGCGCTGCTGTGGTGCATCCCGGCGCCGGGCACCTGGTTCCGGCCGGGCTTCTGGGCCGGCCTGGCAATCGTGGCCGCGACGGTGTTCTATTACCGCCAGTCACGCCGGTTGGGACTGGGCATGCTGGGGATGTTCCTGCTGATGGCCTTGCTGTCGGGCTACATCTTTGAGACCCATGGCATGCGCGCGCTGCTGTGGAGCGCGATCGCAGTGTTCGTGGTCGCCTGGATCGGCCAGTTCGTCGGCCACAAAATCGAGGGTCGCAAGCCCAGCTTCCTCACCGACCTGACCTACCTGCTGATCGGCCCGGCCTGGGTGCTGTCCAAGCTCTACCGCAGGATGGGCCTGTGCTACTGA
- a CDS encoding phosphoribosylaminoimidazolesuccinocarboxamide synthase translates to MSTTMLRRSLSESDLPGLPLRHRGKVRDVFDLPSASLPADTPPGDYLLIVATDRLSAFDVVLPDPIPGKGEMLCQISNFWFEKTEHIARNHLTGIEVASVLPAGVDPSLYADRSVVAKRLKPVPIECIARGYVIGSGWKDYQRTGRISGIELPDGLRQAEKLAKPIFTPSTKADAGEHDENIDFDTAVRLCGAELAEAVRDATLRLYRFAADFAAERGILLADTKFEFGTDVDGHLYVMDEMLTPDSSRYWPADEYQVGSSPPSYDKQIVRDYLETLDWNKMPPGPVLPAEVIERTRARYADALQKLAGIRID, encoded by the coding sequence TTGTCCACGACCATGCTGCGACGTTCGCTATCCGAATCCGACCTGCCGGGCCTGCCATTGCGCCACCGCGGCAAGGTCCGTGATGTGTTCGACCTGCCGTCCGCGTCCCTGCCCGCCGACACTCCGCCGGGCGACTACCTGCTGATCGTCGCCACTGACCGCCTGAGCGCGTTCGACGTGGTCCTGCCCGACCCGATTCCGGGCAAGGGCGAGATGCTCTGCCAGATCAGCAATTTCTGGTTCGAGAAGACCGAGCACATCGCGCGCAACCACCTGACGGGCATTGAGGTCGCCTCGGTGCTGCCAGCCGGGGTGGACCCGTCGCTGTACGCGGACCGCTCGGTGGTCGCCAAGCGCCTGAAGCCGGTGCCGATCGAGTGCATCGCCCGCGGTTACGTGATCGGCAGCGGCTGGAAGGACTATCAGCGCACCGGTCGCATCAGCGGCATCGAATTGCCCGACGGCCTGCGCCAGGCGGAAAAACTGGCCAAGCCGATCTTTACTCCCTCCACCAAGGCCGACGCCGGCGAGCACGACGAGAACATCGACTTCGACACCGCCGTGCGCCTGTGCGGCGCCGAGCTGGCCGAGGCGGTGCGCGATGCGACCCTGCGCCTGTACCGCTTCGCCGCCGACTTTGCCGCCGAGCGCGGCATCCTGCTGGCCGACACCAAGTTCGAGTTCGGCACCGACGTCGACGGCCACCTGTATGTCATGGACGAGATGCTGACGCCGGACTCCTCGCGCTACTGGCCCGCCGACGAGTACCAGGTCGGCAGCAGCCCGCCGAGCTACGACAAGCAGATCGTGCGCGACTACCTGGAAACGCTGGACTGGAACAAGATGCCGCCCGGACCGGTGTTGCCGGCCGAAGTGATCGAACGCACCCGCGCGCGCTACGCGGATGCGCTGCAGAAGCTGGCCGGCATCCGCATCGACTGA
- a CDS encoding RES family NAD+ phosphorylase, protein MEVLDTLSRVDAQLFRNITSLRLSENLFDDLVPDRAGQDAAIAAEMAVRKTAPGVIERGLYYSQAIDYPFASDPVVGSRFGDGTIRVWYGAFDDATARAETCWHALRQGNDLIDPPETVFVRYRAVYTVRARGLFADLRGKEVAFPELVGDDYAPTQPIGRYAANQGLAGLVYPSARWPEGECLAAFRAVPLSDAALAYYLTYRIDLDTQTVAIERTPGVVDQRLHISELRRSR, encoded by the coding sequence GTGGAGGTTCTGGACACGCTGTCCCGCGTGGACGCGCAGCTGTTCCGGAACATCACTTCACTGCGACTCAGCGAAAATCTCTTCGATGATCTGGTGCCCGACCGGGCCGGCCAGGACGCGGCGATCGCGGCCGAGATGGCCGTGCGAAAGACCGCCCCGGGCGTGATCGAGCGCGGCCTGTATTACTCGCAGGCCATCGACTACCCCTTCGCCAGCGACCCGGTCGTAGGCTCGCGCTTTGGCGACGGCACGATCCGCGTCTGGTACGGCGCCTTCGATGACGCAACCGCGCGCGCGGAGACGTGCTGGCACGCGCTGCGCCAGGGCAACGACCTGATCGACCCGCCGGAAACCGTGTTCGTGCGCTACCGGGCGGTGTACACGGTGCGGGCGCGGGGGCTGTTCGCCGACCTTCGCGGCAAGGAGGTCGCCTTCCCCGAACTGGTGGGTGATGACTACGCGCCGACCCAGCCGATCGGCCGGTATGCCGCCAACCAGGGGCTGGCCGGGCTGGTCTATCCCTCGGCCCGTTGGCCCGAGGGCGAGTGCCTGGCCGCCTTCCGCGCCGTGCCGCTCTCCGACGCCGCGCTGGCGTACTACCTGACCTACCGGATCGACCTGGATACGCAGACGGTCGCAATCGAGCGGACGCCCGGTGTGGTCGACCAGCGCCTGCACATCAGCGAGCTGCGGCGCTCACGCTGA
- a CDS encoding J domain-containing protein, whose protein sequence is MKRWYGKLLGLFAGAALLRFNPLLGGLVGLLIGHAFDTDWFQLRRDNPYAVLGLTPEATQAEVEQAYRRLISQYHPDRMPGVADELRKQAEIRAGEINRAYKQIKSKRPRA, encoded by the coding sequence ATGAAACGCTGGTACGGAAAACTGCTGGGCCTGTTTGCCGGTGCCGCCTTGCTGCGGTTCAACCCCCTGCTGGGCGGCCTGGTCGGCCTGCTGATCGGCCACGCGTTTGACACCGACTGGTTCCAGCTGCGCCGCGACAATCCCTATGCCGTGCTGGGCCTGACGCCGGAGGCCACCCAGGCCGAGGTCGAGCAGGCCTATCGCCGCTTGATCTCCCAATACCACCCTGATCGGATGCCCGGCGTCGCCGATGAGCTGCGCAAGCAGGCCGAGATCCGGGCCGGCGAGATCAACCGCGCCTACAAGCAGATCAAATCCAAGCGTCCGCGCGCCTGA
- a CDS encoding antitoxin Xre/MbcA/ParS toxin-binding domain-containing protein codes for MSVPANQVLNLQSDQTRKNLARTVAALFEKWGLSAEEQLILLGMSPESRKVLPQYRRGERALPNAPDTLARVGYLLGIHKGLRLLFPESEALRFGWVKLRNRVLEGHTPLEVMLTDGLLGVARIARFIDFQRGQ; via the coding sequence GTGAGCGTCCCCGCCAACCAGGTTTTGAATCTCCAGTCCGACCAGACCCGCAAGAACCTGGCGCGCACGGTGGCGGCGCTGTTCGAAAAATGGGGACTCTCGGCTGAGGAGCAGTTGATCCTGCTCGGCATGAGTCCGGAAAGCCGGAAGGTCCTGCCGCAGTACCGTCGTGGTGAAAGAGCGCTGCCTAACGCGCCCGACACGTTGGCCCGGGTCGGCTACCTGCTGGGCATCCACAAAGGCCTGCGCCTGCTTTTTCCGGAAAGCGAGGCCCTGCGGTTTGGCTGGGTGAAACTGCGCAACCGGGTGCTGGAAGGCCACACGCCGCTGGAAGTGATGTTGACCGACGGCCTGCTGGGTGTCGCGCGCATCGCGCGCTTCATCGATTTCCAGCGGGGCCAGTAG
- a CDS encoding DMT family transporter translates to MSPRDISLVLLICFAWAGNFLTSAIALQEIPPFLFTALRFAALGAVLVFWTKRPPPGQWPRLISVCLCIGVAHFGLSFVALKMSGDLSSPAIVVQSYIPMTAILAWVVLGERFAWRTGLAIAVSFAGVLVLGLDPSVLGNWMAVLLMLAAALFLAIGTVLMKGLKGLDTFSMQGWTSIIAIFPLLAISAAIEPGGFATLPSASWVAWACVVYAALVSSLLGHGLYYVLMQRYPVAQVTPWLLLTPVIAVGLGIAFWGDRPGPRLFIGGAMVLGGVLGVALRALRKARTMPLARDI, encoded by the coding sequence ATGTCCCCGCGCGATATTTCCCTGGTCCTGCTGATCTGTTTCGCATGGGCCGGCAACTTCCTCACCTCGGCGATCGCGCTGCAGGAGATCCCGCCCTTCCTGTTCACCGCGCTGCGCTTTGCCGCGCTCGGTGCCGTTCTGGTGTTCTGGACCAAACGGCCGCCGCCGGGGCAGTGGCCGCGGCTGATCAGCGTTTGCCTGTGCATCGGCGTGGCCCATTTCGGCCTGAGCTTTGTCGCCCTGAAGATGTCCGGCGACCTGTCCTCGCCGGCGATCGTGGTGCAAAGCTACATCCCGATGACCGCGATCCTGGCGTGGGTCGTGCTGGGCGAGCGCTTCGCCTGGCGTACCGGACTGGCGATCGCGGTGAGCTTCGCCGGCGTGCTGGTGCTGGGACTGGATCCCTCGGTGCTGGGCAACTGGATGGCAGTGCTGCTGATGCTCGCGGCCGCGCTGTTCCTGGCCATCGGCACGGTGCTGATGAAGGGCCTGAAAGGGCTGGACACCTTCAGCATGCAGGGCTGGACGTCGATCATCGCGATCTTCCCGCTGCTGGCGATCAGCGCGGCGATCGAGCCGGGCGGCTTTGCGACGCTGCCGTCGGCCAGCTGGGTGGCCTGGGCCTGCGTGGTCTACGCCGCGCTGGTGTCCTCGCTGCTGGGCCACGGCCTGTACTACGTGTTGATGCAGCGCTACCCGGTCGCCCAGGTCACGCCGTGGCTGCTGCTGACGCCGGTGATCGCGGTCGGGCTGGGCATCGCGTTCTGGGGCGACCGCCCGGGGCCGCGGCTGTTCATCGGCGGCGCGATGGTGCTCGGCGGTGTATTGGGCGTGGCGCTGCGGGCCCTGCGCAAGGCGCGCACGATGCCGCTGGCGCGCGATATCTAG